A segment of the Panthera uncia isolate 11264 chromosome F1, Puncia_PCG_1.0, whole genome shotgun sequence genome:
AATCGCCCAATCTGATCCATTAATGCTGGAACCTGAATGCCAAGATATCTACTGAAGCAAAAGATGCATGTGGAAACCTGTCACTGTTCGTGGCCGGCTCCTCTGTATCACAAGATGAGGGGGGCTCACAAGAATACAACGAGATTACGGAAGCTGAATGGGGGGAAGGCACATGTCATGGAACCCGCCATGGAGAGAACAGTGAAATGTGGACTAGAGGGAGCACTTTCATATTGAAACCCCATGTGAGACTTAATGTAGTGTACTCCTCTTGAGCTAGGGGCAAGCCTGCCCTCGTGACACTCACAGACACCATGAATATTCAGAATATCCCCTAGACTTCTGCGCATTACACGGTCTCCGTGCCCTCTTGTGTGCGGCCCAAGACAACACGGGCCGTAGCTACTAAAGCTGGGACCCTAAAATACATCCACGCTCACCAATTCAGATCCCACACAAACATTTCTTGATCAGTCTACAAGTGATGAACAGCCAAATGACTCTAATTACTACATTTACTGTTTAAAATCCTGACGTggaaggggtgcccgggtggctcagtcggttgagcatccgacttgggctcaggtcaggatctcacggttcgggagttccagccccgcgtcgggctctgtgcggacagcccagagcctgcttcgggttctgtgtctccctctctctctctggccctcccctgttcaccctctgtctgtctgtctctctctcaaaaataaaaaagttataaaaaattatttttaaacatgctGACGTGGATACTACTGGACCATCCACATAAGCACCAGTCATGTGGGCCCATCTATTGTTGGATGTTCCGTCACCTAATTTGCAAACTTCCATCTAAGAACATGAACACATCTTGctaggaatggaaaggaaatgttTAGCAAAGGGTGGAAATTGCACCAGAATGCCAGATTCAGGTCTGGCTTCAGTAAAATGGCATACTCACCACTCTCAAAGATTAAGTGACGGAACATTAAGTGCTCTAGTCTGGATAAAATGGAACTACAATTTCTTACTGGTTTTCCTCTGCACGTAGCTTACAGAAGAGAGTCGTGCGGCCAGAAAACCCAGGTGTCAGGAATGGTGCTGAATTAGCCAACGGAAGGGACCTTCCCAAGCTCTCTTTGGCTCGAATTTACCTCGGGTCTACCATCATGGACAACCATTTGGGGCCATTAAGTGCAggagatcctttttttttaaggttatttatttattttgagagagagacagacagatatgaGCAGCAGGGTCGGGgcagagacaggatcccaagtgggctccacactgtcagcgcagagcccagtgtggggcttgaactcatgaaccgtgagatcatgacctgagctgaagttggacactcaaccgactgagccacccgggcgccccagcagATTCTTGACATAGTAATGGATATGTCTGGACACGAGCACACATCCCCAAATTTGTGACTCTCGCTACAACTATCATTTCCTAACTTTGGGAGACACCACTCAGCTCAGCAAGAGCTGTTCTGCTgatgaaataaatacatcaaaGCTGCACAAAATGCTGACGGCAGACACGTATTACCTTTGTGCTCCCTTCTACCTTACTGCCCTGCGGCCTCAAATCCCTGCAAAATCACTACAACTCAAACTAAATGCTAAGTCACGAAGCTTGTGATAACTAAACATCTTGAAACTTTGAAGGCAACTGAGAAAAGTCAATACTATGAACGTTACAACTTAAAATCTCGAAAGTCAACTGTACTAGCACGGGCTACTCTTAACTGAGGACAAAGGCTCTTCTCTGCTAAGTGAGGAAACACCACGAAATctctacaaaacagaaaagacacgCTGGCTGAGAAGGTTTGGGGAAAACAATGCCTGAAACCTGATTTGAGCTCGAAACGTCTGTCCTGACGCTAGggttttttaaatacctttattGAGCGGTTTCACAGACTTGGAAAGTCAAAGTTATGGAAGAGCAGAGGATAGGAAATGTAgatattctcagttttttagaAGGATGATGTGGCAGAAAATTCCAGGAGCTCAGGACTAGTGAGAAGTGAGATTTCCCAACAGGGTGAGGCTGCACCCAGAAGAGCTGGGTGAAGAAGGCCGGCTTCCACCTTCACCCTGTCCCTTGTGTCTTTGGAACAGGGACAGGCAAATGGCCAGCAATTCCCACATGCAAAACACGAATTGCATTCTTCAGTAGATGCCTTTACCAAGAAGACCTTCCTCGTTTTTACTGGACATCATTTTACTGTCCGCGGAAACAAAGTGGCTTAAGGACCTCGAGGACAGGGGTGACTGGGTGCCTCAGCCcattgagcgtctggcttcggctcaggtcatgatctcacagttcgtgggtttgagccccacgtcgggctctgctgacagctcagagcctggattctgtgtgcccctcccccgctactgctctgtctttgtccctcaaaaatgaataaatgtttaaaaaaaaagttaaaaaaaaaaaaggacctcaaagacaaaaatgtttgaaaattaagtATTCCACATATCTCCGGGGCTCAGTACAGACCGGTGCAGGGCTCCTGACCTTTTTGGATCATAAATTCTtcctagaatttaaaatttacaaaaaaaaaaaaaagcatgccatCTTTCCCCAGAAAACAAATGCACTGTGCACCTGTATGCAATTTTGTGCACACTTTCTAGGGAGTTATACGTCCAAGGACCCTATTCCTTCATACACCAAATATTTCTCAGATACCTGTTATACGCCAATTACTGTGTCGATGTGAACAAATCTTTATGGacctgtgggggaaaaaatctccgAAGAAACAGGATGCAGACGTGGGCTCTAAGACCAACCCAACCGACAGGAAGTCCAACCACCTTCTCAGCCACATTCCTCTTATCTCTGCGTCTCAGGCTCTTCACCTGGTAAATGTCAACACCTGTCCAACCTACTTCATGCAGGTGTGACACAGAGGAAAGATACAAAAACCGCATTCAGAAAGGAATCACCTTGCTGTCCACGCAACTGACCACACATCAAGGCGTCCTCATAAATTCATCCCCGTGAGATAATCACGATTATGACTGAGCACGAAGGTGCGGTGAGTCTCTCCATACGGATCTCCCCGGCACGACTACGGCTTGCGCCGCGCCTGTTTCTTTCTAGGTTTCCCTACCCTTTTCTATTCTGTTCGCCGCTGTGTGACGCAATCAGGTGAGAGAAAACCCATCAGCAAGAGGCGTACCTTTGCTTGAGCTCCCGGGAAGCCCGGAACACCGACTGCAGGTCGCTGACATCCACCTGCACGATGCTGACCTCGGCGAGGGGGCGAGAGGCCAGCAGAGCCGCGCGGACCGCTTCCGCTTTGCTCCCGTTCCTGCAGGCCAGACACAGGTGCAGCTCGTGGTCCTCCTCCAGCAGCCGCTTGCAGAGGGCGAGGCCAACGCCGCTGGGGGTCAGTTCGGACACGGAATATGCGTTAATTCAGGCGGTGCCACAGAGGCCTTTCCCTCCGGTTCAGAGAGCCGACCTTGTCAACGTGAGCTCCGATGAGGGGCCCGGGCGGGGAAAAAAGACTcaaaaactatgaaaagaaagGAACCCCCTACCCCAACTGAATAGTCAGTCCCTCTCTCAGGACGCTGTCCCGTGTGTTTCTCTCATTCTGCAAACGCTGTCGCCCACAAATAACTGCACTGCAAATGAGAGCTGTCTTTCAATGCAGCGATTAACCTGCGAGCAGGGTTCCTTCTGGACTTGTTACGACACTCATGAACGTGATTCAGAGCATCGCCAGCAAGAGCTGAAAAGAGCATCATATGAGCTGTTTCCCGTGTGCATGTTTGACTCTGCTGTCTAGGTTCCTCAAGGGCAAGGGCTCCACGCCCCGTTGGTATGGTGGCCACTATCAGGGGCAAGAGCAGCTCCCGATAAGGACTGGATGGATCTTTCACTACCGCGGCAGGAGGCAGGTTCCTCTCAACTACTACGAGATCGAATAACCACTAGGAGAGAAAAAACCCAACGTGATTAAGTAGAAGGtaggaagaggaaatacaagATGGGCACCAGGAAAGAGGACGAGTCAAGGATAGATAAACTCCttagaaaaggcatttgaaacTGCACAGTAGGTGGGAACAGTACTCCGACCAGCCTGGCTGGGGGCGGCCGGAGCCTGGGCTTTGCCAACAGAGCATCAGGTATATTTACACTTGTTCCTCCTCACTTGAGAATAGCAGGTCTTTATGATAATTATCCAATTGCATCCATCACAACGTATGCGAAAGAAGCAAACATACAAAATCAACTCGGGTCACTTCAAGGACAGCTTGGGAAGCCCCGAATCCGTTGTTGAGGGCACTGAGGAGAGGACACGCTAAACCAGGCCACTCACAGACACCTGCCACGCTGGCTTAGCTAATAGGGATGCGGCTAGGTAGCCCCGAGTGGACGGATTTTAGATGACATTGGACATATCCCCTGCCTTCATCCCTCCCCACTGCAACGGGCAGGAGaatggctggggctgggggggggggggtgtcgccTCCACACGTTCTTCACATTAgtgcaaagagaaaacagagggggCGGAGTCCACGCGGGCAACCCTGGAATAACTAGAAACGGGCGGTGATGGTGCTGTGCGCGCCTCCCGGGACTTTGCAGAAGACGGTTAGTTTTGTAACAGTGTGTGCAGGCGTCCAGCTCTGCGCTGGATGGAAtgacacaccccacccccaccccgtcctccTGCTCACGGGTGTCGACACATATCCGGGGTGCAGCGTCCTGCACAGACAGGACACCGGGACTACAAGACGGACCAGGTGCAGGAGGCGGGGGTCGGCGTGGAGAGCGCCCCTGTCCCGGACACCAACAGGACCCCCGCGACGCCCCCAGGCTGCTTTTCCGCCGTCACGTTCAATTCCGGCACCGGCTCCCGAGCCCCCTGCGCGGCCGGACGCCGGGACGTCGCGCGCCGGGGACCCGGGAACAGCGGGGCAGGTGCTCGCGCGAGGTCCCACCGCGCAAGGCCGGGGACGCGCGCTCCCGGGGGCGGTCGCCGGCGGTGGCCCGCCCCGTACTTCCTGCTCCCTGAGACCCCTGacccgccgctgccgccgccgcgaTCGCCGAGGACGCCTCACCTGCTCGCCCCGGTGACCAACACCGCTTTCCGCATGGTCTCCCACCCCGCCGCCCAGCCGCGGAGCCGGCACCCGCCACTGCCTCGCGAGCAGTGGAAACCAGAAGCGCTCCTCGGCCACGCCCACGCCGCTGCTGTCCAATCAGGACCCGACGGTGCTCCCCTCGCGTCATCGGCTCTTCTCCAATCGCGGCCGGCGGTGCGCTCTAGGCGCCGGGCCCCGTGTGGGGTGAGGTAGGCCGAGGGGCGGAGCCGCACCCGAGCCAATCCGGACGCTCGTCGTCCCACCCTAGCTCAGGTGTCCCGCGGGACCCACCCGGCTCCTGCTGCACCTGCCCTTTGCTGGGTCGGGCTTTCCCCCAGCAGAGCACTGGGGCGCGGGATGCGTGGCAGGCACGGGATCTGTACCCTGGTGCCCCCGCCTGGCCTCTATTGCAGGAAGGCCTCAGGATGTTTGCACCAGAACTCCTTGTTTTAGAGAAAAGATTTGGGTCTAGGAGTTAAAGTTTGGGTATTGTCATCTACTTCGTTTTCTACTCCTTTTGGGATGTGTAGATCCAGGCACTGTGCCACTTTACAGACAAGCTTCTGGTCCCAGACCTGCtgttcctctaaaaaaaaaaaaaaaaaaaaagtcctctttggaaaaatgaacattgatttccttaaaaattttttatacaatCATGGATGAGTTGCCAGTTTTCAAAATTTGGAACGTCTATGAACCTGAGAACCTAAGAACTTCATAGGACATTATCAGTGGTGTACTATAAACTacttcagtgcttctcaaactctgtGATAAACAACCCCTTTTGTTTTTCCCAGCCATCCCAGATGGGTACTCCTGAAAAATACGAGAGCAATGAgttatgagaaaaatgaaataaaaggcaaaggatGCACAATTCAAGCCcggatttttttattattagatttaaCACATAAAAGAGTCTTCTGCCCAAGTGCTATTAAAGTTTCTAATGCTTAATCCAGGTTTCTATATTTATCGTGCATTGGTAACAAGGTGACCATCACTAGTCCGGTTCACGCTAAGGAACTCGGCACATCATGTATCTAACTCTAGGGAACACGCTTTAATCTACTTCATGGCCTCTGTAACAGTTTCAATTATTTATACACAGCAATGATCCCCGAGCAATTTGAGACTGATATAATCTATACTGTCTTTTGAAATCATAGAGGTCTTGATTAATTTGATATTGTAACAGCACTCCAACCGGTCGTAAGAGTTAAGTTGCTTCAAGTGTATGTGCCTCTGGCCTTAAGGAGTAAAGAACCAAACTTTCCCAGAAGGTAAGACCGGACTACATTCGAAAACGGGTGCCACGGAGGCCAGCAAGTCTGTGCAGGGTCATGTTGACACATAACTAACTGCCTGGGCGCCTGCTTCTCCTGCACAcggcccccctccctcctcccatgcCTTCTCCTTTAAAACGCTCCAGCTTCACCTGGATGGGGAGATGGTCTTTGAGAAGTTAGTCTACGATCTTCCCAGGTCGCTGGCTTCCTTGAATAAAGCATCCTTTGTTTCCCACCATCACTTGTTTCTCGAGTGCTGATTTCGAGTGGGGAGCAGCTGAACCCGAGTTCAGAACTGGTTCTCTGTCCACTGATAATATCAGCTAGTTTAGAAATCCCTTATCCTATaccaataaaattatattaaacataaatCCTATTATTTAAATATTGGATTCCTAAATAATCacagtttttttcaattttttagagagagagtgggggagggggtagaggggcagagagagagagagagaaagtgagagagagaatcccaagcaggctccatgctcagtgcagagcccaactcggtgcttgaccccatgaccctatgatcctgacctgagccaaaatcaagagttggttgcttaactgactgagctgcccagggccCCAAAACTTCGTTATTGTTCTCTGGATGGAACTCAGCTCCTACCCTTACCCCATGTTTCAACCATTCTAAAGAAAccacactttaacaatattttctgGGAGTCCTAAGACTAAAGTTAACCCCAATCTTTACAGTCTAGACCCAAAGGCTCCTTTTAAAGTGTCCTAGGGCTCAGAAGTGACATGTAAAGGGAATACAACTCCATGTTTGTCCTGTGGCAAACTCATTCCtatgagggcaggggtggggggagggtgcagaTTCTGAAGAGTCAGCATCACCACAATCTGGGGATGACAAGAGTACAGGACTATGAGTTAAGTGAAGGCAGGAAAAGCAGAGTGAGACGGGCAGTCTCCTACTAGCGTGATGTCCGTCCCATCCAAGGGGGAAACCTtggtctctgcttccttctttcatttgaaGTTGGGGCTTTCAAAGTTCTTTAACATTCACGGGATGGGCTGAACCACTAGAGGGGCCAGAGTGACTAAGAGAACGGAAATCTGTTGACAACACATGTcattgaattttgtattttaaaaaatattttatcacgtGTAGGACACAGCTCAGTAAAAGTTATAATATATAGTTTACTGATAGGTGAATTAGTATGactttcatcttcccaaactagTCATCTTGAGTTTGTATTGTTTGTGAGCTGTTTTCCTGGAAACCAGAAGAACCTGGTACACAATGATTGATCCCGTTTACCCCTGGCAAACCTTGGTCCCTTGATCACCATAGTAAATTGACTATTTACtgccttataaaataaattttgctcTACCCTGAACCCTGAAACCgatctttggtttcttttatggTACCTGAAACAGTCCTCAGGTAGACAAAGATCAGTAAAGTTACCTTTAGCACCCATGACAGAGCTCTATTCTGGGTCCTCAGAAACCTCTCCAGAACTAACTTGTCTCTGGTTTGCAAACAgggtcagaaaacaaaacaaaacaaaacaaacaaacaaacaaaacagctacCGTGGAGCCATGTAGCATTTCTTGTGGGTGTTTTTTATCCGTCTCCTCTTCCAATCACTGTACATCCAGCCTGGACCAAACCTGCTTTAAGAGTGGGATTTTACCCATTTCCTCACGTAGCAAGAGGTAATATGTCTTATTATAAGACATATAATCCGTAAGGAGTTATTGTTCGGTGTGATTCAAGGACCAGAAGATGagtgtgtatatttctttttcaaatacgAAATGAATAGAAAATTGTAAGTGGCGACAAATCAGTTTGTAGTGCTCAATATTAAGCAAAATAGAGTCCCCGAAGTTGTTAGTTAAAACATAaaagagcaggggcgcctgggtggctcagctggttgagcgtctggcttcagctcaggtcataatctcgcggtgtgtgagttcgaggcccgcgtcgggctctgtgctgacagctcagagtctggagcctgcttcggattctgtgtctccctctctctctgcccctcccccactcatgctctgtctctctctgtctcagaaataaacattaaaaaattttttttaaataaataaaacatggggcgcctgggtggcgcagtcggttaagcgtctgacttcagccaggtcacgatctcgcggtccgtgagttcgagccccgcgtcgggctctgggctgatggcccggagcctggagcctgtttccgattctgtgtctccctctctctctgcccctcccccgttcatgctctgtctctctctgtctcaaaaataaataaaaaattaaaaaaaataaataaataaataaataaaacataaaagagcaGACTTAATATGTGTCCTCAGAACAAATTACATACTCAGATACATGCACAGCATATACCTATGCTGTATCACTCACACCCACCTTTAAAGCTTGGCGACAGGTGTTGACCATGGAATTGGACCTCTTTGAACATCTCTGCTCTgttactttttctcctttgcctCCGACCCACTCCCACTACACAGATATTTGCATCCCTGGGCCTTTGGTACTGAAATCACACTAGATACTTTGGGGGTCTGAGTGTGCGTTCGTGAATTATTGTCCTCTGagaatttttatccattctctaCCATGGCCATCGCTGAAAAAACATATAATTCTTCAGAAAATTCAAAGTATAAATTTATTCTTCAGAGACCAAGAAACATGTTGTAGGGGTGgctggagggggggaggggaggttcaTCTTAATGTGTCGTATGAAGACTCGGTCTGTATTCTGTTcatagtttttgttgctttttgtatGCGTGGTCTGTCTCGAGCCAGACGATCTTTGGATTTGGGAGGGATTTCTATGTATCAGGCAAGACAACTTTGTAATAACAATAAAGCATCCTCTATTAATTCTGGACTGGACTCTCCGGAGCTGGACTAACGGGACGACACAAAACTCCAGGTCTCTAGTACGTTTGGATGTGCCAGAGACCCAGACGCTTTCCTTCCCATACACAGTCAAGGAATAGGAGACAGGCTTGCGCAAGAGACCCTCTACCGACCCCGCGCACCCCGCGCACCCCCCGCACACCCTTGGCTCTGCCCCCTTGCCCCGTCACTGCTCCAGAAAGACTGTAAGGAGTGACGATCGCAAAGCCAGGAGCCGGCGCTATTTGCACAGAAGAAGGATCCGTCAGTAGCATATTTCTTTAATCATTGTTATTTACAATTTATCATCTGACAGacttacagagaataaataaagaaaatatacaattggtatcttgtttccttttctaatacAGAGAATTTTACCTATTCTGTTTCGGAATGACTAGGATAGTTTTAAGCAGAAATCAATCAGTTTGCTCTTTGCCCCTTGACGAGACACATCATCCTCCAAAGCCTGCAAAATGAGGCTCAGATATTCCCTCCTCGTAGGAAGAGTGAGCCGTGTTGATTCAGAAACTCAACCCTTAGGAAGTTACCAGACAACAGGGTAGAAAAAATAGGATATCATGAGTAGTAAAGGGCATAAAATGAATAGGCTAGATTACAAACTCTTGGTGTGTTTGCAGGAATCCTCCCCAATTTCAACTATTTCCAAGCCTCTTTGCAAGAAAACAGGTTTTCACTCAAAGTAATTGCCTTATCACATTATGCTTTCCCAGTAAGTCTTTGTGCAAAGTCTCCCCTTATATGCAATTGTGAATGTGGGTAAGCacaggcctgcttgggactttgaCCTTTCTCCTTTACAAGTTCTTGACCAGGTGTCTGCAGGAGAAACCAAAGAGCTTCAAATGGGCTGGGTTTGGGGCTCTTGCTGGGGTGCATTGCAGAGAACTGCCTTGAACTGCTGTCGAAACACCTCAAGGAATGAGGTATTTCCATAGATCAATGTCATCGTTAGAAAATATACAAACTGAGAATGAACTTCACCAGGTACAAGTCTGggcacttttttctctctcttcgtTTGAAAATAAACCCTCTACGATATAGCAAAGCAATTCTCCCTAAATTCACCCCAGTTACGCTGAATGACAAGTTTCGGTTTctatcttttattcattcaaaaaacaacactcagcaaatatttgctgagtgctcACTACATGCTTGGAACTTTACAGGACACAGGCTAAGCAGTGTGAACACGGTTACCACCTTGTGACCCTTAAATAGGGCACGTTAAAGATGCCATCTCAAAACTCACAGCTGCGATCCGCAAACCCAGAGTTTCAACTGCCCCCAAAGTTGCTTCTGTGTTTACATTTAATTTGGTCCAATGTACCTGCCATTCCGTTTAAGAATTGGTATTTAGGCAAAttaaatgtctgtactaccctgAAAATTGTGTTCATCACACGTTAGGGGACCCTATGCCACCGTACTCTGTTCCTTCCACAAGCCGGCCCTGGTGCCATCAACTAAGTGCCACCTAGCTCTTGACCAAAAGACCCGTTTACCCTAAGTCCCCTGCTTGCCACCATCACAAATCTTACCACTTGTAGGAACTGCAGGAACCATCTAGAACGTCCTACAACTGATTCTCTAGCCATCAAACTACGTGCGGGTCTCactgtcttttgtgtttccaaatCCTTCTGAGTTGTTTTTGGGTTGTTCCAGAGGCTAAACAGCAAAACTAGTCAGAAAATGTGGAAGCGGTCTAGGCAGGATCTTTCTCATTGACAAAGGAACACATTAATTTGTTGTATTCTCTCTAGAATTTTGTAGGATTGTAGTGTGTTTCCTGCTGCATCCCACACAGGGCCAGGCTACAAATCAGAAAGGGATAAAGTATccagaaactaaataaatacatgtaaaaaaactGGTGACATCTGAGTGAGGTCTGCAGtttaatgaataatatttcaaatgtcaATTTTCTGGTTTTGAGAATAGACTACGGTCACATGTGATGTTATCAATGGGGAAAGCCTGGTGTTAGGGAAAGACCGCTCTactatttttataacttcttgTGAGtcttaaagtatttcaaaataacaagtttttaaataaaagatacacCAAGTAAATAATTACCCACCACTTGTCTGCCCCATCAAGCAATGCAGCTAATCGTGCCAGAGAACTAAAAATGCCAGAAATCCAATCACCATTGACCATTCTGGTCTCTTTCCGTATTGATTCAGCATTCCAAGGCATTTACCAAGTGGAAAAGGCGTTCATCCGtttctataaaaatgttaactttcaaTTCAAGAAGGACTTCCCAGCATAGATCAGAATCTGCAATCAGTATTCCAGAAATTTTTAGGGACCTACCGTATACACTGCCAGAGGTCAGAGATCTTACTGAAAAGGCCAAGACGGCAGGAACATAAATTCCAGTTAGGATCAAAGACTTATTAACCATATGCTGGAAGTGATCTGGGCCCTGGctgtaattttcttcattttcttttcagttttgggCAAAACAAGATGCTGTTCTGCTTTGGAATATTTCCTTGGAATATCTTCATCTCTCCCTCTTGCAGACACTCCCCCTCTTCTGTTCCCCTTTACTCAAAACATATGGCTCAGCCCCACATCATGGCTTCCTCGTGGGAAGTCTGGATGGGACTAAAGAAACACATGGTTCCAACGTGGCGTATACCTCTCCGCATAGATATCAAGTGAGATTTGGTCTTGTCTAACTTTGGCCTATTATTTCAGTGTTTCCCTGTGGCTTTTCTGGGCACAGCAGTGATGggcattattttaaatggatttgaTCGACAgaagcaagggaagggaaacaacgCCCCGTGAACTGCCATAAATCATTTCCAAAGCGGCACTTGGGAAACACAGTCCAGTTCAAGCAAAGGAATGGTCTCTTCCCACCACCGTTATCCCCAGCGCCTGCGGGGTCCAGAATACACTTCGACGGGGCGCCCCCTCACCCGCCCCCGTCTGAAATTAGGTCATTCCCTGATGGTTGCTTATGTGTTTTCATAAGGACCTTCCCTTTCCAAAAACTCTGAAAAGCTCCCTTCCTTTTCATACACCACacctgacttttcattttttaataaatacttttatcgTCTGTGCCATCCAGAATTTCTTTCCCTacacatatttacct
Coding sequences within it:
- the HSD17B7 gene encoding 3-keto-steroid reductase/17-beta-hydroxysteroid dehydrogenase 7 isoform X4; this translates as MRKAVLVTGASSGVGLALCKRLLEEDHELHLCLACRNGSKAEAVRAALLASRPLAEVSIVQVDVSDLQSVFRASRELKQRFQRLDYVYLNAGIMPNPQLNIKALFSGLFSS